A single Phalacrocorax aristotelis chromosome 18, bGulAri2.1, whole genome shotgun sequence DNA region contains:
- the FZD9 gene encoding frizzled-9, with product MAALRLRLALSVLWQLAAAGRGLELGGLEGPRGRAARCQPVDIPMCRGIGYNLTRMPNLLGHESQREAALKLHEFAPLVEYGCHVHLRFFLCSLYAPMCTDQVSASIPACRPMCEQARHKCVPIMEQFNFGWPESLDCGKLPTKNDPNALCMEAPENASAAEPHKGQGMLPVAPRPWPPGTAEGRGPNGLGACDNPEKFQYVEKSLSCAPRCSPGVDVYWSREDKDFAFIWMAVWSTLCFVSTTFTVLTFLLDPHRFQYPERPIIFLSMCYNVYSVAFIIRSVAGAENIACDRENGELYIIQEGLESTGCTIVFLILYYFGMASSLWWVVLTLTWFLAAGKKWGHEAIEAHSSYFHMAAWGIPAMKTIVILTMRKVAGDELTGLCYVGSMDVSALTGFVLIPLSCYLVIGTSFILTGFVALFHIRKIMKTGGTNTEKLEKLMVKIGVFSILYTVPATCVIVCYFYERLNVDYWNLRALERGCLHLPGRRAANCSLEASVPTVAVFMLKIFMSLVVGITSGVWVWSSKTLQTWQSLCNRKLGVRTRGKPCSGVSCGGVHCHYKAPTVMLHMTKTDPYLDNPTHV from the coding sequence atGGCGGCGCTGCGGCTGCGGCTGGCCCTGTCCGTGCTGTGGCAGCTGGCGGCGGCCGGGCGCGGGCTGGAGCTGGGCGGGCTGGAAGGgccgcgggggcgggcggcgcggtgCCAGCCCGTCGACATTCCCATGTGCCGGGGCATCGGGTACAACCTGACCCGCATGCCCAATCTGCTGGGCCACGAGAGCCAGCGCGAGGCCGCCCTGAAACTGCACGAGTTCGCCCCGCTGGTGGAGTACGGCTGCCACGTCCACCTGcgcttcttcctctgctccctctACGCGCCCATGTGCACCGACCAGGTGAGCGCCAGCATCCCCGCCTGCCGCCCCATGTGCGAGCAGGCCCGCCACAAGTGTGTCCCCATCATGGAGCAGTTCAATTTCGGCTGGCCCGAGTCGCTCGACTGCGGCAAGCTGCCCACCAAGAATGACCCCAATGCCCTCTGCATGGAGGCCCCCGAGAATGCCTCAGCTGCTGAGCCCCACAAGGGCCAGGGCATGCTGCCTGTGGCCCCCCGGCCCTGGCCGCCGGGCACCGCTGAGGGCCGGGGACCCAATGGCCTAGGGGCCTGTGACAACCCTGAGAAGTTCCAGTACGTGGAGAAGAGCCTCTCCTGTGCACCCCGGTGCTCCCCTGGGGTGGACGTCTACTGGTCCCGGGAGGACAAGGACTTTGCTTTCATCTGGATGGCTGTCTGGTCCACCCTCTGCTTTGTCTCCACCACCTTCACCGTCCTCACCTTCCTGCTTGACCCCCACCGCTTCCAGTACCCCGAGAGGCCCATCATCTTCCTCTCCATGTGCTACAACGTCTACTCTGTGGCCTTCATCATCCGCTCGGTGGCAGGGGCTGAGAACATTGCCTGTGACCGGGAGAACGGTGAGCTCTACATCATCCAGGAGGGGCTGGAGAGCACAGGCTGCACCATCGTCTTCCTCATCCTCTACTACTTTGGCATGGCCAGCTCGCTCTGGTGGGTTGTTCTCACCCTGACCTGGTTCCTGGCTGCCGGGAAGAAATGGGGACACGAGGCCATTGAGGCCCACAGCAGCTACTTCCACATGGCCGCTTGGGGCATCCCGGCCATGAAGACCATCGTCATCCTCACCATGCGGAAGGTGGCAGGGGACGAGCTCACGGGGCTGTGCTATGTGGGCAGCATGGACGTCAGCGCCCTGACTGGCTTCGTCCTCATCCCCCTCTCCTGCTACCTGGTCATTGGCACCTCCTTCATCCTCACAGGCTTTGTTGCCCTCTTCCACATTCGGAAGATCATGAAGACGGGCGGCACCAACACGGAGAAGCTGGAGAAGTTGATGGTGAAGATTGGGGTCTTCTCTATCCTCTACACCGTCCCGGCCACCTGCGTCATTGTCTGCTACTTCTATGAGCGTCTGAATGTGGATTACTGGAACCTCAGGGCCCTGGAGCGCGGCTGCCTGCACCTCCCCGGCCGGCGTGCCGCCAACTGCTCCTTGGAGGCCTCGGTGCCCACCGTGGCCGTCTTTATGCTAAAGATTTTCATGTCTCTGGTGGTTGGCATCACCAGTGGGGTGTGGGTGTGGAGCTCCAAGACGCTGCAGACCTGGCAGAGCCTGTGCAACAGAAAGCTGGGCGTGAGGACGAGGGGCAAGCCCTGCAGCGGGGTGAGCTGTGGCGGGGTGCACTGCCACTATAAAGCCCCCACAGTCATGCTGCACATGACCAAGACGGACCCATATCTGGACAACCCGACGCATGTCTAG